In Archocentrus centrarchus isolate MPI-CPG fArcCen1 chromosome 16, fArcCen1, whole genome shotgun sequence, a single window of DNA contains:
- the LOC115794453 gene encoding interferon-inducible GTPase 5-like, which yields MADVFRGLNLLETLKESIESNRLSDVKEAVEDLLISRINLAVVGDRGEEKASFMNSLRGLGADDEGAAPASSPVAPEGVAGYPNPKHPDFRLWDLPPVPDISPFEPEGYMDSYKFLRYNAVFMTSTQTVQPNSVEVFLEALSLQRQTVYFIVLASVEDSEKILEEKRKASLEVLKSKGVAQPKIYLVRPSMLEKSDFPSLLADMSNDLPEIRAHALVLALPTLTSALVTQKKEAFKALVWAGASLSGGVSAIPVPFVASIVDSSIGVRILTKAQLSLCLDDESVERLAQQRGIEPTKLKELRICALSVEVSKGEVKRRLAVAEKDLATVSSKLLEMAMPRNARSVSRSFAAMLQALNGAIDEMAADAQNILAAALREGK from the coding sequence ATGGCTGATGTCTTCAGAGGCCTAAACCTCCTTGAGACCCTTAAAGAGTCTATTGAGAGCAACAGGTTATCAGATGTCAAGGAAGCAGTGGAAGACCTCCTTATCAGCAGGATCAACTTGGCTGTGGTGGGGGACCGCGGGGAAGAAAAAGCCTCCTTTATGAACTCCCTCCGTGGTCTCGGGGCTGATGATGAGGGAGCAGCTCCAGCTTCATCTCCTGTTGCTCCAGAGGGAGTAGCAGgctaccctaaccctaaacaCCCTGACTTCCGCCTGTGGGACCTGCCACCTGTCCCAGACATATCCCCATTTGAACCAGAGGGATACATGGATAGCTATAAGTTCCTCCGCTACAATGCGGTCTTTATGACATCCACACAGACAGTCCAACCCAACAGTGTGGAGGTTTTCTTGGAGGCGCTTTCCCTGCAGCGACAGACTGTGTACTTTATTGTCTTAGCTTCAGTGGAAGACTCAGAAAAGATCctggaagaaaaaaggaaagccaGTCTGGAAGTGCTGAAATCCAAAGGTGTGGCACAGCCTAAAATCTATCTTGTTCGACCATCCATGCTGGAGAAGTCAGACTTTCCTAGTCTGTTAGCAGATATGAGTAACGACCTTCCAGAGATCCGAGCACATGCCCTTGTCTTAGCTTTACCAACGCTCACCTCGGCCCTGGTTACTCAAAAAAAGGAAGCATTCAAAGCTTTAGTATGGGCAGGTGCCTCACTGTCAGGTGGAGTGTCAGCTATTCCTGTTCCCTTTGTGGCATCTATAGTGGACTCAAGCATAGGAGTGCGGATCTTGACCAAAGCACAGTTATCTCTTTGCCTGGATGATGAATCAGTGGAGCGACTAGCCCAACAGCGAGGCATAGAACCTACTAAACTTAAAGAGTTACGAATCTGTGCACTGTCGGTGGAGGTCAGCAAAGGTGAAGTGAAAAGGCGGCTGGCAGTGGCAGAGAAGGACTTGGCCACAGTTTCATCAAAGCTGCTGGAGATGGCGATGCCTAGAAATGCCCGTTCTGTCAGCCGCTCCTTTGCTGCTATGCTGCAAGCCTTAAACGGTGCTATTGATGAGATGGCAGCCGATGCGCAGAACATACTGGCAGCTGCTCTCAGAGAGGGGAAGTGA
- the LOC115794657 gene encoding LOW QUALITY PROTEIN: pleckstrin homology-like domain family B member 3 (The sequence of the model RefSeq protein was modified relative to this genomic sequence to represent the inferred CDS: inserted 2 bases in 1 codon), whose product MPQHHMENSRSQWQQGLGPPGISRAAEGQSPASSGAESDTESSSTESEKTCINKLEVGSLRVLPSPSMLQQRITEIDQQKEELKIELQLEIALLQGELQTEKDKLHRHTRKLQALQQEARQREKHKHTDRQKERESLEGERRRVEELKRRCKEKEKLIPSQPESQKKQLTLQLQQEKEVMEAAVRAFEDWEFSFLERETGIDEEDESTAGECKERRSEGELEKEISCQQLVVDTAQEQVHRLAQKLRXMEKEKERGMNALRKEKRELIHSQMVCKEKKSLTDWSDITGSAPCMMSLSPLTVHKPPRFDPSKEGANLPRRRSSHRNNRLNDRPMSAQGLVRMHPDSQTPETFTSPVLSHRLSNGHSSGHSNGHSPGHNSGHRPGPSNGGGLLTPCNSATSSRAASPCLLDLMEIEKKLREAKAERERLLREREERQRLLLEERRQKELTSSRAEPPESETPQRPEPKPEEQQRVISSPNSSERRSLPLFLSPNFDLRAHVESLGHGVTGCTDLRLTPRRCAGFLTKQGGRVKTWKRRWFLFDMDHRRLAYYTNCDERKLKGVIYFQAIEEFYYDHLRTATSSPRPSLTFCVKTYDRLFFLVASSAVSMRMWMDVIVTATDEHSRY is encoded by the exons ATGCCTCAACACCACATGGAAAACTCCAGGAGCCAGTGGCAGCAGGGTCTGGGGCCTCCGGGGatcagcagagctgctgaagGTCAGAGTCCCGCCTCCTCAGGGGCTGAGTCAGATACAGAAAGTAGCagcacagagagtgaaaag ACCTGTATTAACAAGCTGGAGGTGGGCTCTCTGAGGGTCCTGCCTTCACCTTCCATGCTCCAACAGCGAATCACAGAGATTGACCAGCAGAAGGAAGAACTTAAGATCGAG CTGCAGCTGGAGATTGCACTGCTACAAGGAGAGCTGCAGACAGAGAAGGACaagctgcacagacacacacggaaGCTGCAGGCTCTACAGCAGGAggccagacaaagagagaaacacaaacacacagacagacaaaag GAGCGAGAGAGTCTGGAAGGTGAGAGACGCAGGGTGGAGGAACTGAAGAGGAGGTGcaaggagaaagagaagctgATCCCCAGTCAGccagaaagtcagaaaaaacagctaacactgcagctgcagcag GAGAAAGAGGTGATGGAGGCAGCTGTTCGGGCCTTTGAGGACTGGGAGTTTAGTTTTCTGGAGCGAGAGACTGGCATCgatgaagaggatgaaagcACGGCGGGTGAATGTAAGGAGAGAAGGAGTGAaggagagctggagaaggaAATCTCATGCCAGCAGCTTGTGGTCGACACTGCGCAG GAGCAAGTCCACCGGTTAGCACAAAAACTGAG gatggagaaggagaaggagagagggatGAATGCCCtgaggaaagagaagagggaGCTCATACACAGTCAAATG GTTTGCAAAGAGAAGAAGTCGCTCACTGATTGGTCAGACATCACCGGCTCAGCTCCCTGCATGATGTCACTTTCTCCTCTGACTGTTCACAAGCCTCCCAGGTTT gaTCCAAGCAAAGAAGGTGCCAATCTGCCCAGACGACGGAGCTCGCATCGCAACAACAGACTGAACGACAGGCCAATGTCAGCACAGG GGTTGGTGAGGATGCATCCTGACAGCCAGACCCCAGAGACTTTCACATCCCCCGTCCTCTCCCATAGACTGAGCAATGGGCACAGCAGTGGGCACAGCAACGGGCACAGCCCTGGGCACAACAGTGGGCACAGACCTGGACCTAGCAATGGTGGTGGGCTCCTCACTCCATGTAACAGTGCAACAAGTTCTCGTGCGGCCAG TCCATGCCTTTTGGATCTCATGGAGATTGAGAAGAAACTGAGGGAAGccaaggcagagagagagaggctgctCAGAGAGCGG GAAGAGCGGCAGCGGTTGCTGTTGGAGGAGAGAAGACAAAAGGAGCTAACCTCTTCCAGAGCAGAACCACCAGAATCAGAGACCCCACAAAGACCAGAGCCAAAGCCAGAAGAGCAACAAAGGGTCATCTCCTCCCCAAACTCCTCTGAG CGGCGTAGCCTgcccctcttcctctctccaaaCTTTGACCTGAGGGCCCACGTGGAGTCTCTGGGTCACGGGGTTACCGGCTGTACGGATCTGCGGCTGACGCCTCGACGCTGTGCGGGCTTCCTCACCAAACAAGGGGGGAGGGTCAAAACCTGGAAGAGGAGGTGGTTCCTGTTTGACATGGACCACAGACGACTGGCCTACTATACAA ACTGTGATGAAAGGAAGCTGAAGGGAGTCATCTATTTCCAAGCTATAGAGGAATTTTACTATGACCATCTACGAACAGCCACCTCT TCTCCTCGGCCCAGTCTGACCTTCTGTGTGAAGACGTATGACCGTCTTTTCTTTCTGGTGGCGTCCAGTGCAGTGTCCATGCGGATGTGGATGGATGTTATTGTCACGGCAACAGACGAACACAGTCGTTATTGA